The following coding sequences are from one Halictus rubicundus isolate RS-2024b chromosome 11, iyHalRubi1_principal, whole genome shotgun sequence window:
- the LOC143359388 gene encoding venom allergen 5-like: protein MVPGGYTIPIMVTFIVALMDLADGTKPSCDGNAMIKSGGLTCKDKQDILDTHNELRQFMAVRFQPGQPQAANMREMFWDDKLANDAQRFANLCPDAYSGSEHDDRFPVSQLMGKAWAKTEQPYGDKQMWPIHIYKWFSLVHKYTGIYKSEVSPFIQVVWADTYLVGCGYSNYYSPKSGYQKRHICNYGPGFKTDGKPYISGPPNCSSYGMTDSSRYWGLCVKGSDCDLENHFTDGLIVS, encoded by the exons ATGGTGCCTGGAGGGTACACGATCCCGATTATGGTGACATTCATTGTCGCCTTGATGGATCTTGCAGACGGCACTAAGCCATCCTGCGATGGAAATGCCATGATAA AAAGCGGCGGCTTAACTTGCAAGGATAAGCAGGATATTCTGGACACGCATAACGAGCTGAGACAGTTCATGGCTGTCAGATTCCAGCCCGGACAGCCGCAGGCTGCGAATATGCGGGAAATG TTCTGGGACGACAAATTGGCAAACGATGCTCAGAGATTTGCAAATCTGTGTCCAGATGCGTATAGCGGTTCAGAACACGACG ATAGATTCCCAGTGAGTCAGCTTATGGGAAAGGCGTGGGCAAAAACTGAGCAGCCATACGGCGACAAGCAAATGTGGCCTATTCATATTTACAAATGGTTCAGTCTGGTGCACAAATATACAGGCATCTACAAGTCTGAAGTCTCCCCCTTTATTCAG GTCGTGTGGGCTGACACGTACCTCGTGGGCTGCGGGTACTCGAACTACTACTCCCCGAAGAGTGGCTATCAGAAGAGACACATTTGTAATTACGGCCCTGG TTTCAAAACTGACGGAAAACCTTACATATCAGGACCACCTAATTGCAGCTCATACGGGATGACCGATTCGAGTCGATACTGGGGACTGTGTG TTAAGGGCTCTGACTGCGACCTGGAAAATCACTTTACTGATGGCCTTATTGTCAGTTAG